In Oncorhynchus gorbuscha isolate QuinsamMale2020 ecotype Even-year linkage group LG02, OgorEven_v1.0, whole genome shotgun sequence, a single genomic region encodes these proteins:
- the mrpl48 gene encoding 39S ribosomal protein L48, mitochondrial, which yields MNPVIRKASFALHSRVLDQAGLLFRASVSVQHPIQGSLAFSNERQYRTMPTHGIGKYKHLLPKEAPKKKKERQQMKQIKTATDAEYGTLNVKVSGYDMILVEHYSQYIHNLCNRLGVKVAESYALPTKSMEVMVMPEQGTKMYVDAILKTHERIVQLSQLNATLCPTFMEVLLKNQPEGIQLSVKPHTEADYQARFKARPELEGLMAQMT from the exons ATGAATCCTGTCATTCGCAAG GCTTCCTTCGCACTTCATTCACGTGTGTTGGACCAAGCAGGATTGTTGTTCCG GGCATCAGTATCAGTGCAACATCCGATTCAGG GGAGTCTGGCTTTTTCCAATGAGCGACAATACAGGACCATGCCTACTCATGGGATTGGCAAATATAAGCACCTGTTACCCAAAGAAGCG ccaaagaaaaagaaagagagacagcagatGAAGCAGATCAAAACTGCAACAGATGCAGAGTACGGGACTCTGAACGTGAAAGTGTCTGGGTATGACATGATCCTAGTGGAGCACTACTCCCAGTACATCCACAATCTCTGCAACCGCCTAGGTGTCAAAGTGGCTGAGAG CTATGCTTTGCCCACTAAGAGCATGGAAGTCATGGTCATGCCAGAGCAAGGGACCAAGATGTATGTAGATGCCATCCTCAAGACCCATGAGCGAATTGTTCAG CTCAGCCAACTAAACGCCACATTATGCCCCACCTTTATGGAGGTCCTGTTAAAGAATCAGCCAGAGGGGATTCAACTCTCTGTAAAGCCG CACACAGAGGCAGATTACCAAGCCCGTTTCAAGGCGCGTCCAGAGCTAGAGGGACTGATGGCACAGATGACCTAG